The following is a genomic window from Niabella soli DSM 19437.
GGATTTGTTATCTGATGCGTCTTTAGTATCGTTCTTGAACTCCAACTGTCCGTCGCTGCTGTTAGTAGCTGTAGAACCTCCGCTGGTAGCAACAGCGTCGTATTTCCATTTACCTCCCAATCCATAAGCTACGTATGGACCTGCGCCCAGCAATAATTTACCTTCACCTAATTCAGGCTTGTACAGGAAGTTTACCGGTACCTCAATATAAGAAGCTGTTTCTTTATAAGTGCCGTTGTAGGTAGCGCCCAGAGCACTTGCTGCATCTGTGGTCTTGAATCCTTTAGTACTGAATAATGCTCCCGGCTGAACGTAAAACTCATCAGCAATCGGAATATCAAAAGTTACGCCGGCATGCCAGCCCGGATTCAGCTTTGTGTCTACTTTTTTGCCGTTGGCATCTTTCCAGGTAACGTTTGAAAAGTTTGCCCCGGCTCTGAGGCCGATTTCAACCTGTGCCATTGCCGTTCCTGAAATGGCAACGGCCGTCGCGATCATAATTGTTTTTAATACTTGCTTTTTCATAATGAATAAGGTTTATTATTTGAGGGTGACTAAAAGTATTTACCAGCCGGTAAGGCGGTGACACCGCAAGATCTTTCCGTCTTTCCGCATTCCCGGCTTTTTGGTCTGCCATTAACCGTTGCCGGCTTCTTTCTTGGCGTCGGCCTTCATTTTATCATTTGCTGAGATCACGAATTCTACCCGGCGGTTTTGCGCCCTTCCTTCAGCTGTGGCGTTGGTATACTTCGGATTGTTCAGTCCAAATCCTTTGGTTTCCATACGCTCCAGTGCAATACCATTGCCGCCCAAATAATTGGCAACAGAGGACGCCCTTCTTTCTGATAATGCCTGGTTGTATTTGGCAGTACCGGTATTATCAGTATAGCCTTGAATTTCCAGATCGGTATCGGGATATTTATTTAAGATTTTGATCAGATCATTGAGGGTCCCCTGAGCGTTGGATGTAATGCTGGACTGATCGAACCCAAATAATACGGCGCTGTTAAATTCGACTGTAATGCCTTCGCCCACGCGTTCTACTTTGGCCCCCGGCACTTCCTGTTTGATCTCTTCCGCCTGGCGATCCATTTTTTTACCAATAATGGCTCCTGCTGTACCCCCAACGGCTGCACCAATGATGGCGCCCAAACCGGTATTTCCGGCTGCCTTGCCAATTACGGCTCCCATAGCGGCACCGCCCCCGGTTCCGATTATGGCCCCTTTTTGTGTACGGTTCATTGAATCACAACCGGCAAGTGTTAGTCCGGCTAACGCCAATCCTAATGATAGATGTCTTAACTGTTTCATTCTAATAGTTTTGTAATCATACTTTGCCAAATAATATGCCAAAGCAGGGTTTAATTAACATTGTTCCGGAAAAAGAGGGATTTGCAAATAAAAGGGTTGCCTGTTTTACGGACAACCCTTTTAATTTTACATTTAAATTGATCTGTATCAATTCATTGTAGTCTCTTTTGTAGCGGCGGTGGCAGGTGTTGACGGACCGCCGATTTTTGACCCGGTATAGGTTATACCCTTAATAACAGGTTTTGCCGGCTTTTTAACCTTTTTCGAAGTAGTTTCATCCATAGTAGTCATTGCCATAGCAGCACTATCTGCCCCGGCTGTCATTTCAGGAAAAACATAAGTGGGGTTATCCTCGTTAAATTTGCTGCCGATATTTACATATAAAGCATTGGCGTCCTTATCATAAATAAGGGTTCCTTCGTGTATGGAGCGGCCGCTCACTACTTTACTTTTGGATTTAGTTGTTGTAGACGAACTGGTTTCTGTACTTTCCATAGAGGAAGTACTGCCTGTTTCGTCATTGGCTAATGCTTTTTGAGCAGGGATCATATAGGTTGCTGGTGAGGCTTTTAGAAAAGCTTTGAATTTTCCTTCGGGCAATCCGTTTACCCATACAATACCTTTATTCTCCGCATCTCTTGTGATAGTTACCTGCGCAGCGTCTCCTTTTTTATCCGTGAGATTGAAAGACCCCAAAACAGGGAAGATGGCTTCATCTGTTAAAGAATCGGGCATGGGCAGTAATTCTTTGGGTGCCGGTTTATAATTCCTTGGAACTTCGGGAGTTGATTGGGCAAACGTTACACATGCAATAGCAAAAGCTAAAAATGCAGTAAGAAGCGACTTCTTTTTCATAAATCCATTTTTTTTTAACAATAATTCAATTAATAAAAGCTGTACTGAAATTATTATGCCAAACAGGAGAAACAGGGGATAAAATATATATTTTAATTTTTGCTTATGATATTATTTAAACGAGAAGATTCGTTTAAGTTTATTTTCGAATCACATATTTGGCCGGGAAGCCGGTGCGACGGTAAGTCAAAGGCAATTGAAAAACAATATCTTCCCGTATTTCCCTGCATTTACTATGATTAAAATTTAAAGGACTTAAATAAAGCGCGGCGCTGTTAGTATATTTGTGACCTGTTTTTTTAAAATCCCAAACTTACACATATTTGAAACCTGAAAATGAAGCAATTGAGGTAACCGGGGCCCGGGTGCACAATTTGAAAAATATCAACATCTCCATTCCTAAAAATGAATTGGTGGTTATTACCGGGATCAGCGGCAGCGGCAAGTCGTCGCTGGCTTTTGATACCATCTATTCTGAAGGACAGCGCCGGTATATGGAAACCTTTGGCGCTTACGCCCGCCAGTTTATCGGAAATATGGAGCGCCCGGATGTGGACCAGATCACCGGGTTGTCGCCTGTGATCTCAATCGAACAGAAAACAACCAACAAGAATCCAAGGTCAACCGTAGGCACTATTACCGAAGTGTATGATTTTTTCCGGCTGCTGTTTGCCCGGGTAGGCGAAGCCTATTCTTACAACACTGGCAAGAAAATGGTTAAATGGAGTGAAGAAGAGATCGTTGAAAATATTTTCGAACGCTTCAAAAATAAAAAGATCAACCTGCTGGCGCCGCTGGTAAGAGGGCGGAAAGGACATTACCGGGAGCTGTTTGAAGATGTGCGGAAGAAAGGTTATGTAAAGGTTCGGGTAGACGGGGAAATAAAAGACATCGTGGCCAAGATGCAGGTAGACCGGTACAAGATCCACGATATTGAACTGGTGGTGGACCGGCTGGAAGTGAATCAGGCGTCAAAAGCGCGCCTGAGCCAGAGTGTGCAGGAAACCCTGCGATTGGGTAAGGAATTGCTGTTTTTACTGGAAAACGGCGCCGAACAACCGGTGCAGTACAGCAAGCAACTGATGTGTGAGGATACCGGTATCAGTTATGAAGAACCATCGCCCAATTCTTTTTCTTTTAACTCGCCCTATGGTGCCTGCCCCTACTGCAAGGGCATCGGCACTGCTTATGCGATTGATATGGAGGCCGTTTTGCCGGACCGGAAGCTGAGCATCAGCGACGGCGCCATTGCACCCCTGGGCGAAGAGCGCAATGCCAGTGTGTTTCAGCAGGTGTCAGGATTTGCAAAAAAACATAAGATCAATCTTGCAAAACCGCTGGAAACATTACCGGAGGAACAGCTGAATCTTTTATTATATGGTGATGGGGAGGCCGTTCGCAGCCTGGAGCTGGACGGTTCTGATGATTCTGTTCCCGACTTGTACACCGGCAGTTATGAAGGCATCATCCCGATGCTGAAGCGCTGGTTTTTTTCTACCCAAACCACCGAATGGCTGCGGGAATGGGTAGAGCAGTTTATGGTGTTGAAATCATGTCCTTCTTGCAACGGCGATCGCTTGAAAAAGGAAAGTCTTTGGTTTAAGATCGATGAAAAGAATATCGCGGAGCTGAGTTCTTTAAACCTTGATAAACTGGGCGTATGGCTGCAGGGCATAGAAAAGCGTTTGTCTAAAAAACAAAATGCCATCGCAAAAGATATTCTAAAAGAGATCAGGGAGCGATTACAATTTTTGCTTGATGTAGGCCTGACCTATCTTACATTGTATCGTCCTTCGCGAACCCTCAGTGGGGGAGAATCGCAGCGCATCCGGCTGGCCACGCAGATCGGATCGCAGTTGCAGGGGATCACGTATATCCTGGATGAGCCTTCTATCGGGTTGCATCAAAGAGATAATCATCGTTTGATCCAGTCGCTACAAAATTTGAGAGATATTGGCAACAGTGTACTGGTGGTGGAGCATGATAAAGATATTATGCTGGCAGCGGATTACCTTATCGATATCGGGCCCAAGGCCGGCTTTCACGGCGGAAAAGTTGTAGCGCAGGGAACACCAAAGGAGCTGTTGAAGCTGGATACGATCACTTCCGGGTATTTAAACGGCCATCTTAAAATTGAAGTGCCGGCAGCGCGTAGAAAAGGCAATGGTAAGGTTTTGGAATTAAAGGGCGCCAGCGGTAATAATCTGAAAGACGTAACGGTAAAGTTCCCGCTGGGGAAAATGATCGTGGTTACCGGTGTTAGTGGTTCGGGTAAATCCACTTTAATTAATGATACGCTTTACCCACTGTTAAGCAATCACTCTTTTCCTGCCAGCAAAATGCAGGCGATGCCTTATAAATCCATAAAGGGTTTGGAGCATATTGATAAGGTAGTGGAGATCGATCAGTCGCCCATCGGGCGTACGCCGCGGAGCAACCCGGCCACCTATTGCGGGTTCTTTACAGATATCCGTACGCTTTTTGCGGCGGTGCCGGAGGCGAAGATCAGGGGGTATAATGCGGGCCGTTTTTCCTTTAACGTAAAAACCGGTCGCTGCCCTGTCTGTGAAGGCGGCGGTATGCGCGTTATCGAGATGAATTTTTTACCGGATGTATATGTGCCCTGCGAAAAATGCAATGGCAAACGATACAATCGCGAAACGCTGGAGATCCGGTATAAAGGAAAATCAATTTCTGACGTTTTAGATATGACGGTGGATGATGCTGTGGAATTTTTCCAGGCGGTTCCTTCTATTTACCGCAAAATAAAAACCTTGCAGGATGTGGGCCTGGGCTATATTACCCTGGGGCAAAGCGCTGTAACCCTTAGCGGGGGCGAAGCACAACGCGTAAAACTGAGCACCGAACTTTCAAAGAAGGACACGGGTAAAACCTTTTATATTTTAGACGAACCCACCACGGGCCTGCATTTTGAAGATATCAAACATTTATTGCTGGTACTGAATAAACTGGTAGACCGCGGTAATACGGTGCTGGTGATAGAACATAATATGGATGTGATAAAAGTTGCAGACCACATCATCGACCTGGGGCCTGAGGGTGGCGATGGCGGCGGCCGGATCTTATTTGAAGGCACACCGGAAGCGCTGGTAAAATGTAAAGAGAGTTATACCGGGGTGTATTTGAAGGAGGAGTTGTAGGGGAAGAGCAGTTCGCGGAGCGGTCTTTACGCCGTCATTCAAGTGCAAATGAATTAAAAAGAAGATTAGCTGTTATAATCGCCAGAGGCGATA
Proteins encoded in this region:
- a CDS encoding porin family protein, translating into MKKQVLKTIMIATAVAISGTAMAQVEIGLRAGANFSNVTWKDANGKKVDTKLNPGWHAGVTFDIPIADEFYVQPGALFSTKGFKTTDAASALGATYNGTYKETASYIEVPVNFLYKPELGEGKLLLGAGPYVAYGLGGKWKYDAVATSGGSTATNSSDGQLEFKNDTKDASDNKSIYGKPFDAGANLLVGYEFANKLSFQLNGQLGLVNIAPNVNGQKPDGKFKNSAFGISVGYKF
- a CDS encoding OmpA family protein gives rise to the protein MKQLRHLSLGLALAGLTLAGCDSMNRTQKGAIIGTGGGAAMGAVIGKAAGNTGLGAIIGAAVGGTAGAIIGKKMDRQAEEIKQEVPGAKVERVGEGITVEFNSAVLFGFDQSSITSNAQGTLNDLIKILNKYPDTDLEIQGYTDNTGTAKYNQALSERRASSVANYLGGNGIALERMETKGFGLNNPKYTNATAEGRAQNRRVEFVISANDKMKADAKKEAGNG
- the uvrA gene encoding excinuclease ABC subunit UvrA, which gives rise to MKPENEAIEVTGARVHNLKNINISIPKNELVVITGISGSGKSSLAFDTIYSEGQRRYMETFGAYARQFIGNMERPDVDQITGLSPVISIEQKTTNKNPRSTVGTITEVYDFFRLLFARVGEAYSYNTGKKMVKWSEEEIVENIFERFKNKKINLLAPLVRGRKGHYRELFEDVRKKGYVKVRVDGEIKDIVAKMQVDRYKIHDIELVVDRLEVNQASKARLSQSVQETLRLGKELLFLLENGAEQPVQYSKQLMCEDTGISYEEPSPNSFSFNSPYGACPYCKGIGTAYAIDMEAVLPDRKLSISDGAIAPLGEERNASVFQQVSGFAKKHKINLAKPLETLPEEQLNLLLYGDGEAVRSLELDGSDDSVPDLYTGSYEGIIPMLKRWFFSTQTTEWLREWVEQFMVLKSCPSCNGDRLKKESLWFKIDEKNIAELSSLNLDKLGVWLQGIEKRLSKKQNAIAKDILKEIRERLQFLLDVGLTYLTLYRPSRTLSGGESQRIRLATQIGSQLQGITYILDEPSIGLHQRDNHRLIQSLQNLRDIGNSVLVVEHDKDIMLAADYLIDIGPKAGFHGGKVVAQGTPKELLKLDTITSGYLNGHLKIEVPAARRKGNGKVLELKGASGNNLKDVTVKFPLGKMIVVTGVSGSGKSTLINDTLYPLLSNHSFPASKMQAMPYKSIKGLEHIDKVVEIDQSPIGRTPRSNPATYCGFFTDIRTLFAAVPEAKIRGYNAGRFSFNVKTGRCPVCEGGGMRVIEMNFLPDVYVPCEKCNGKRYNRETLEIRYKGKSISDVLDMTVDDAVEFFQAVPSIYRKIKTLQDVGLGYITLGQSAVTLSGGEAQRVKLSTELSKKDTGKTFYILDEPTTGLHFEDIKHLLLVLNKLVDRGNTVLVIEHNMDVIKVADHIIDLGPEGGDGGGRILFEGTPEALVKCKESYTGVYLKEEL